One window from the genome of Elaeis guineensis isolate ETL-2024a chromosome 5, EG11, whole genome shotgun sequence encodes:
- the LOC105045843 gene encoding uncharacterized protein, giving the protein MGPRTCEVCKEAQSKYKCPTCLAPYCSLGCFKKHKENPCKKSLPEQELTIQKLPERLYQVDEPSWVVDKEQFQSIVESSEILDALKDGELRKLIQKIDSSEEPENDLTKAMEGQTFREFTDKILAVLNPQNQLAN; this is encoded by the exons ATGGGCCCTCGAACGTGTGAGGTCTGTAAAGAAGCGCAATCCAAGTACAAATGCCCCACCTGCCTCGCTCCTTA TTGTTCTTTGGGATGTTTCAAGAAGCATAAAG AAAATCCATGCAAGAAATCATTACCTGAGCAAGAATTGA CAATCCAGAAGCTACCTGAAAGATTATATCAAGTAGATGAACCAAGCTGGGTTGTTGATAAAGAACAATTTCAATCTATAG TGGAATCCAGTGAAATTCTAGATGCCTTAAAGGATGGAGAGCTGCGTAAATTAATACAGAAAATTGACAGCTCTGAAGAGCCAGAAAAT GATTTGACCAAGGCCATGGAAGGACAGACTTTTCGCGAGTTCACAGACAAG ATTCTGGCTGTTTTGAACCCACAGAACCAGCTTGCTAACTGA